Proteins encoded by one window of Perca fluviatilis chromosome 13, GENO_Pfluv_1.0, whole genome shotgun sequence:
- the LOC120571321 gene encoding major histocompatibility complex class I-related gene protein-like isoform X2 produces MKKLFVLLLFCHVTSAVKHSLKYFLTASSGVPNFPEFVGAALVDEVQVGYCDSNIKSAEPKQDWMRKLIKDDPQHLEWYALKCLGNQQVFRANIDSLKQRLNQTGGAHILQRMNGCEWDDETGEVVGFNQYGYDGEDFIALDLQTLTWIAPKQQAFMTKLRWDAEKARLEYNKNYYIHKCPDWLKKYVHYGRSFLQRTEVPSVSLLQKSPSSPVSCHATGFYPDRAMMFWRKDGEELHEDVDLGEILPNHDGSFQMSVDLDLSSVPAEDWRRYDCVFQLAGVEDDIITKLDKAEIRTNRVGPPEFPAGAAVGVAVGLLLLLVLCISGLFIWRRNNNG; encoded by the exons ATGAAGAAGTTATTTGTGTTGCTGCTCTTCTGTCACGTTACATCTGCAG TGAAACACTCCCTGAAATATTTCCTTACTGCATCTTCTGGAGTCCCAAACTTTCCAGAGTTTGTGGGTGCAGCGCTGGTTGATGAAGTCCAGGTTGGTTACTGTGACAGCAACATCAAGTCTGCAGAACCCAAACAGGACTGGATGAGAAAGTTAATAAAGGATGACCCACAACACCTGGAGTGGTATGCTCTGAAATGTTTAGGTAATCAGCAGGTCTTCAGAGCCAACATCGACAGCTTGAAGCAACGCTTAAACCAAACTGGAG gTGCCCACATTTTACAGAGGATGAACGGCTGTGAGTGGGATGACGAGACCGGAGAAGTTGTTGGTTTTAATCAGTACGGTTATGATGGAGAAGACTTTATTGCATTGGACCTGCAGACGCTGACATGGATCGCTCCAAAACAACAGGCTTTTATGACCAAACTTAGATGGGATGCTGAGAAAGCTAGATTAGAATATAATAAAAACTACTACATCCACAAATGTCCTGACTGGCTGAAGAAGTATGTGCACTATGGGAGAAGCTTCCTGCAGAGAACAG AGGTTCCCTCAGTGTCTCTCCTCCAGaagtctccctcctctccagtcAGCTGCCACGCTACAGGTTTCTACCCTGACAGAGCCATGATGTTCTGGAGGAAAGATGGAGAGGAGCTTCATGAGGACGTGGACCTCGGAGAGATCCTCCCCAACCACGATGGATCCTTCCAGATGAGTGTTGATCTGGACCTTTCATCAGTCCCAGCTGAAGACTGGAGGAGGTACGACTGTGTGTTTCAGCTCGCTGGTGTGGAGGACGACATCATCACCAAactggacaaagcagagatcAGGACCAACAGAG TTGGTCCCCCAGAGTTCCCTGCTGGTGCTGCTGTTGGAGTTGCTGtaggactgctgctgctgctggtactCTGCATCTCTGGACTCTTCATCTGGAGAAGGAACAATAATG GGTGA
- the slc39a7 gene encoding zinc transporter Slc39a7, whose translation MGCIRLLALTLATSTLLLLASHSTTAHSHSHGDHGHGHHHHGHHHHGHSHGEDDHDEVKMFHGASKWSAEANVPLQEEERHGHDHGHAHDHGHAHDHGHAHSHDHGHGHAHQDAEDVVRVHKEKSGHGHAHGGERVKREAEGEKRDTVELWTQAIGATLLISAAPFLILFLIPVQSNSDQHQNLLKVLLSFASGGLLGDAFLHLIPHALEPHSHHGEEDHGHSHASEESHDHGHSHGAAHDHMMSVGLWVLGGIIAFLVVEKFVRALKGGHGHSHGHSHDAPKEKDSDGEEEKEKKKKKGKESKDEKVPKKEETQEKSTDIKVSGYLNLAADFTHNFTDGLAIGASFLVGPAVGAITTLTILLHEVPHEIGDFAILVQSGCTKKKAMCLQLLTALGALAGTACSLLAEGVGAAATAWILPFTAGGFVYIATVTVLPELLAGRSSFGQSLMEILALLFGVGMMVLIAEYE comes from the exons ATGGGCTGTATACGTCTGCTGGCGCTGACACTGGCCACATCTACACTACTCCTGTTAGCCTCACATTCAACCACTGCCCACAGCCATTCCCATGGCGACCACGGCCACGGCCACCATCACCACGGCCACCATCACCACGGCCACTCCCATGGAGAAGACGATCACGACGAAGTGAAGATGTTCCATGGAGCGAGCAAGTGGAGTGCCGAGGCCAACGTCCCTCTACAGGAAGAGGAGCGCCACGGACACGATCACGGGCACGCTCATGATCACGGGCACGCTCATGATCACGGACACGCTCACTCTCACGATCACGGACATGGGCACGCTCATCAGGACGCGGAGGATGTTGTTCGGGTGCACAAGGAGAAGAGTGGACACGGACACGCCCACGGAGGGGAGAGGGTGAAGAGGGAggcagaaggagagaaaagggaCACGGTGGAGCTGTGGACACAG GCTATCGGAGCGACCCTGCTGATCAGCGCCGCTCCTTTCCTCATCCTGTTTCTGATCCCAGTCCAGTCCAACAGCGACCAGCACCAGAACCTGCTCAAAGTGCTGCTCAGCTTCGCCTCAGGTGGACTGCTGGGAGACGCCTTCCTCCACCTCATACCGCACGCTTTGG AGCCCCACTCTCACCACGGAGAAGAAGATCATGGACACTCGCACGCAAGTGAGGAGTCCCATGACCACGGCCACTCCCACG GAGCCGCCCACGATCACATGATGTCAGTGGGTCTGTGGGTTCTCGGTGGGATCATCGCCTTCCTGGTTGTGGAGAAGTTTGTGCGGGCCCTGAAGGGAGGCCACGGACATTCCCACGGCCACTCGCACG aTGCTCCCAAGGAAAAGGACAGTgatggagaagaagaaaaggagaagaagaagaagaaggggaaaGAAAGCAAAGACGAGAAGGTGCCAAAGAAAGAGGAGACACAGGAGAAGAGCACAG ACATCAAGGTGTCGGGCTACCTGAACCTGGCGGCCGACTTCACGCACAATTTTACCGACGGCCTGGCGATCGGAGCGTCGTTCCTGGTTGGCCCAGCGGTTGGCGCCATCACCACGCTCACCATCCTGCTGCACGAGGTCCCGCATGAGATCGGAGACTTTGCCATCCTTGTCCAGTCTGGCTGCACCAAAAAAAAG GCCATGTGTCTCCAGTTGCTGACTGCCCTGGGAGCTCTGGCCGGCACAGCTTGCTCCCTATTGGCCGAGGGCGTGGGCGCTGCAGCGACCGCCTGGATCCTGCCGTTCACGGCCGGCGGCTTCGTTTACATCGCCACAGTCACCGTGCTGCCAGAACTGCTGGCGGGCCGCTCCAGCTTCGGCCAGTCTCTGATGGAGATTCTGGCGCTGCTGTTCGGAGTCGGCATGATGGTGCTGATCGCCGAGTACGAGTGA
- the LOC120571321 gene encoding major histocompatibility complex class I-related gene protein-like isoform X1, with translation MKKLFVLLLFCHVTSAVKHSLKYFLTASSGVPNFPEFVGAALVDEVQVGYCDSNIKSAEPKQDWMRKLIKDDPQHLEWYALKCLGNQQVFRANIDSLKQRLNQTGGAHILQRMNGCEWDDETGEVVGFNQYGYDGEDFIALDLQTLTWIAPKQQAFMTKLRWDAEKARLEYNKNYYIHKCPDWLKKYVHYGRSFLQRTEVPSVSLLQKSPSSPVSCHATGFYPDRAMMFWRKDGEELHEDVDLGEILPNHDGSFQMSVDLDLSSVPAEDWRRYDCVFQLAGVEDDIITKLDKAEIRTNRVGPPEFPAGAAVGVAVGLLLLLVLCISGLFIWRRNNNGFRPANR, from the exons ATGAAGAAGTTATTTGTGTTGCTGCTCTTCTGTCACGTTACATCTGCAG TGAAACACTCCCTGAAATATTTCCTTACTGCATCTTCTGGAGTCCCAAACTTTCCAGAGTTTGTGGGTGCAGCGCTGGTTGATGAAGTCCAGGTTGGTTACTGTGACAGCAACATCAAGTCTGCAGAACCCAAACAGGACTGGATGAGAAAGTTAATAAAGGATGACCCACAACACCTGGAGTGGTATGCTCTGAAATGTTTAGGTAATCAGCAGGTCTTCAGAGCCAACATCGACAGCTTGAAGCAACGCTTAAACCAAACTGGAG gTGCCCACATTTTACAGAGGATGAACGGCTGTGAGTGGGATGACGAGACCGGAGAAGTTGTTGGTTTTAATCAGTACGGTTATGATGGAGAAGACTTTATTGCATTGGACCTGCAGACGCTGACATGGATCGCTCCAAAACAACAGGCTTTTATGACCAAACTTAGATGGGATGCTGAGAAAGCTAGATTAGAATATAATAAAAACTACTACATCCACAAATGTCCTGACTGGCTGAAGAAGTATGTGCACTATGGGAGAAGCTTCCTGCAGAGAACAG AGGTTCCCTCAGTGTCTCTCCTCCAGaagtctccctcctctccagtcAGCTGCCACGCTACAGGTTTCTACCCTGACAGAGCCATGATGTTCTGGAGGAAAGATGGAGAGGAGCTTCATGAGGACGTGGACCTCGGAGAGATCCTCCCCAACCACGATGGATCCTTCCAGATGAGTGTTGATCTGGACCTTTCATCAGTCCCAGCTGAAGACTGGAGGAGGTACGACTGTGTGTTTCAGCTCGCTGGTGTGGAGGACGACATCATCACCAAactggacaaagcagagatcAGGACCAACAGAG TTGGTCCCCCAGAGTTCCCTGCTGGTGCTGCTGTTGGAGTTGCTGtaggactgctgctgctgctggtactCTGCATCTCTGGACTCTTCATCTGGAGAAGGAACAATAATG GCTTCCGGCCTGCTAACA GGTGA